A stretch of the Colias croceus chromosome 13, ilColCroc2.1 genome encodes the following:
- the LOC123696649 gene encoding succinate dehydrogenase cytochrome b560 subunit, mitochondrial-like produces MAFYCGSRLGSNSLLGNFAKFRTALGTAQYAQSAAVPKVSFKKYEPPKEEHYDIRNARLQRPMSPHLTIYKPQLTSILSVTHRAAGIMLSGYITALGVGALVLPHDVAHYVTMIEGLNLSPATIFLAKAILAAPFGYHFANGIRHLYWDTAKGLTIKEVYSTGYAMLAGAVAVTLFLAAL; encoded by the exons ATGGCTTTTTACTGTGGTAGCAG ATTGGGCTCCAACTCATTATTGGGTAACTTTGCTAAGTTCCGCACTGCATTGGGCACGGCTCAATATGCGCAATCGGCAGCTGTACCTAAAGTCAGCTTTAAGAAATATGAACCTCCTAAGGAGGAACACTACGATATAAGAAATGCTCGTCTCCAACGCCCAATGTCTCCTCACCTTACCATCTACAAACCCCAACTAACTAGTATTTTATCTGTTACCCACAGAGCTgcag gtattatGCTATCAGGGTACATTACTGCACTGGGCGTAGGTGCACTAGTCTTGCCTCATGACGTTGCTCACTATGTAACAATGATCGAAGGATTAAATCTATCTCCGGCAACTATATTCCTTGCAAAAGCAATCTTGGCAGCTCCATTTGGATATCATTTTGCTAATGGAATCAGGCATTTATATTGGGACACAGCTAAAGGTTTGACCATCAAGGAAGTATACTCGACAGGATATGCAATGTTGGCTGGGGCAGTAGCTGTTACACTATTTTTAGCAGCAttgtaa